The following proteins are encoded in a genomic region of Brachypodium distachyon strain Bd21 chromosome 1, Brachypodium_distachyon_v3.0, whole genome shotgun sequence:
- the LOC100824544 gene encoding myb-related protein 2 yields MYHQQQHQLHTHSQHLSSRPSLSPEKKFLRQGQGRGDSGLILSTDAKPRLKWTSELHERFVEAVNQLGGPDKATPKTIMRVMGIPGLTLYHLKSHLQKFRLGKNLQTQAAVVNVKNVLGFVTATDKACEGHGSPADHLNRETGTSKSMHISETLQMQIEVQRRLHEQIEVQRHLQLRIEAQGKYLHSVLEKAQEALAKNQHAAGAGAGHEAGKPPARQRLQRNDGSADGSCLTAASDEGILSIGLSSAAAAGARRAAVPPLETPARSSSGRDRGPEEEGEEEEEECFLFLGKPEHHEERIKLGLSIGGGERIDLNGSSWKD; encoded by the exons ATGTatcatcagcaacagcacCAACTTCATACTCATAGCCAACACCTGTCTTCAAGGCCTAGCTTATCTCCAGAGAAGAAATTTCTCCGGCAAGGCCAAGGAAGAGGAGATTCAGGGCTCATCTTATCAACGGATGCGAAACCTCGGCTAAAATGGACTTCTGAGCTGCATGAGCGTTTTGTTGAGGCAGTAAACCAGCTCGGAGGGCCTGACA AAGCCACGCCGAAAACAATCATGAGGGTCATGGGAATCCCGGGATTAACTCTTTACCATCTCAAGAGCCACCTTCAG AAATTCAGACTTGGCAAGAATCTCCAAACGCAAGCTGCTGTTGTCAATGTAAAAAATG TTCTAGGCTTCGTGACGGCGACAGATAAAGCATGTGAAGGACATGGATCACCTGCTGATCACTTGAACCGAGAGACGGGGACAAGCAA GTCGATGCACATCAGCGAAACCCTCCAGATGCAAATTGAGGTACAGAGACGACTGCACGAGCAAATAGAG GTACAAAGACATCTGCAGCTGCGGATCGAAGCCCAGGGCAAGTACCTGCACTCTGTTCTGGAGAAGGCGCAGGAGGCGCTCGCCAAGAACCAGcacgctgccggcgccggcgccggacacGAAGCAGGGAAGCCGCCGGCGAGACAACGACTCCAGCGGAACGACGGGTCGGCCGACGGCAGCTGCCTGACCGCCGCGTCCGACGAGGGCATCCTCTCCATCggcctctcctccgccgctgccgccggtgcTCGGAGAGCCGCCGTGCCGCCATTGGAGACGCCCGCAAGGTCGTCGAGCGGCAGAGATCGAGGCcccgaggaagagggggaggaggaagaagaagagtgcTTCCTGTTCCTAGGCAAGCCGGAGCACCATGAAGAACGGATCAAGCTGGGATTgagcatcggcggcggcgagaggatCGACCTGAACGGGTCAAGCTGGAAGGACTGA
- the LOC100825153 gene encoding WUSCHEL-related homeobox 11, which produces MEGGGQMSSEESSRLIHGGGEAAVRSRWTPKPEQILILESIFNSGMVNPPKDETVRIRKLLQRFGPVADANVFYWFQNRRSRSRRRQRQLQQQAQQLAQAHQAPAALSQSAPVAAQYGGGGYSSSSSSSSTWPPSSPPSAGIMMDGGGGDDLFAISRQMGYGSGSSSSAPAAMAHEQSQMYYGYSYQQQAAGGMNNSMIQVYINGVATEVPRGPVDVRAMFGDDAVLVHAAGGMLPVDDYGVLLHSLQMGESYFLVSRSA; this is translated from the exons ATGGAGGGCGGCGGGCAGATGAGCTCGGAGGAGAGCAGCAGGCTAATTCATGGCGGCGGGGAGGCTGCAGTGAGGTCCCGCTGGACTCCGAAGCCGGAGCAGATTTTGATCCTGGAGTCCATCTTCAACAGCGGCATGGTGAACCCGCCGAAAGACGAGACGGTGCGCATCCGCAAGCTGCTCCAGCGCTTCGGCCCCGTCGCCGACGCCAACGTCTTCTACTGGTTCCAGAAccgccgctcccgctcccgccgccgccagcgccagctCCAGCAACAGGCCCAGCAGCTAGCCCAAGCCCACCAAGCCCCTGCTGCTCTCTCGCAAtcggcgccggtggcggcccAGTACGGCGGCGGAGGGTACAGCTcgtcctcgtcttcctcctccacctggccgccgtcctcccCGCCGTCCGCGGGGATCATgatggacggcggcggaggggatgACCTTTTTGCCATCTCGAGGCAGATGGGGTATGGGTCcgggtcgtcttcctcggctccggcggccatggcgcacgaGCAGTCGCAGATGTACTACGGCTACTCGTaccagcagcaggcggcggggGGGATGAACAATTCGATGATCCAGGTGTACATCAATGGCGTGGCGACGGAGGTGCCCCGGGGCCCGGTGGACGTGCGCGCCATGTTCGGGGACGACGCCGTGCTGGTGCACGCCGCCGGGGGGATGCTCCCCGTCGACGACTACGGCGTGCTCCTCCATAGCCTCCAGATGGGCGAGAGCTACTTCCTG GTCTCAAGGTCAGCTTAA
- the LOC100824853 gene encoding cyclic dof factor 1, which yields MRITKENPSTQQEFDLGQINKSSLNNSTECENQAPNGDERTEQGSKSEAAKTEDDGSSRDKVLKKPDKILPCPRCKSMDTKFCYYNNYNVHQPRHFCKGCQRYWTAGGSMRNIPVGAGRRKSKSSSSNCRSILTPGSSLAAPVGDASLIPFSVKGNEPVVTFGSDAPLCNSMASSLRVEEQNKISNPASTAHPISGKNLTCPPPTTISDSQDTESVKGTVSGHQNGLAGDCNGVTPVHPIPCFPGPPFMYPWNPAWNGIAAMATPICPAQTESVKSSENGNGVNVQWNLPPMVPVPGFCGPPIPFPLMPPSVWPFVSPWPNGAWSAPWLGPGYSMPAAPPTSSITCSDSASPVLGKHPRDSNLHGDEKSEKSLWIPKTLRIHDPDEAAKSSIWTTLGIEPGNRGMFRPFQSKSGSKEQMSDAARVMQANPAAQSRFQSFQETT from the coding sequence ATGAGGATCACCAAGGAAAATCCATCCACACAGCAGGAGTTCGATCTTGGTCAAATAAATAAGTCAAGCCTTAATAACTCCACTGAGTGTGAGAATCAGGCACCCAACGGTGATGAGAGGACTGAACAAGGATCCAAGTCGGAGGCAGCTAAGACTGAGGATGATGGATCAAGCAGAGACAAGGTCCTGAAGAAGCCAGACAAGATTCTGCCATGTCCTCGTTGCAAGAGCATGGATACAAAGTTCTGCTACTACAATAACTACAACGTTCACCAACCAAGACATTTTTGCAAGGGTTGTCAAAGATATTGGACGGCTGGTGGAAGCATGAGGAACATCCCTGTTGGTGCTGGTAGGCGCAAGAGTAAGAGCTCGAGTTCAAACTGCCGCAGTATATTGACTCCAGGAAGTAGTCTAGCCGCTCCTGTCGGCGATGCTTCACTCATTCCATTTTCTGTAAAAGGAAATGAGCCAGTAGTTACGTTTGGGTCTGATGCCCCTCTCTGTAACTCCATGGCTTCTTCACTGAGAGTTGAAGAGCAGAATAAGATCAGCAATCCTGCGTCGACGGCACATCCCATAAGTGGAAAAAACCTGACCTGCCCACCTCCAACTACAATTTCAGATAGTCAAGACACTGAGTCAGTTAAAGGAACAGTCAGTGGACATCAAAATGGGTTAGCTGGGGACTGCAATGGCGTCACTCCCGTGCATCCTATACCATGCTTCCCTGGCCCTCCTTTTATGTACCCATGGAATCCAGCATGGAACGGTATTGCTGCCATGGCAACACCAATATGCCCAGCACAAACTGAATCAGTAAAATCTTCAGAAAATGGCAATGGAGTTAATGTTCAATGGAACTTGCCACCTATGGTGCCGGTACCAGGGTTCTGTGGTCCACCCATTCCTTTCCCACTAATGCCACCTTCTGTTTGGCCATTCGTCTCTCCCTGGCCTAATGGCGCATGGAGCGCGCCATGGCTTGGACCTGGATACAGCATGCCAGCAGCACCTCCCACAAGCAGTATTACATGTTCAGACAGTGCTTCTCCGGTCCTTGGGAAGCACCCAAGGGACTCTAACCTGCACGGCGATGAGAAGTCTGAAAAATCCTTGTGGATTCCCAAAACACTTCGGATTCATGATCCTGACGAAGCTGCAAAGAGTTCAATATGGACCACTCTCGGGATCGAACCAGGCAACCGTGGCATGTTTAGACCATTCCAGTCAAAATCCGGTAGCAAGGAGCAAATGTCCGATGCAGCTCGAGTCATGCAAGCAAACCCGGCGGCTCAATCGCGCTTTCAGTCTTTCCAGGAGACGACATGA